The Prochlorococcus sp. MIT 1300 genome has a window encoding:
- a CDS encoding glycosyltransferase family 2 protein, with translation MSASDQQVAMLSVAYHSQQVLSDLAVSLGMQITQPYQWLVINNSPESAGSISLEASCKTTIIRGIEGEGFSEGCNRGLEQLQSSGWKGWVWLLNPDTTLPQQNTFAHLEEQLAQLPPNALVGTAICDRNGLLEQSAGWIDPGLDFRRRRINQELHDDLRGLPINVDWVSGCSLIFKPSAHFVQPRFEASLPLYYEDMDLCLRLAGTGAPILWLPSVRITHQGGKGSEVPSSRRIRLSTCSYIRFLQRHRSGWVLILRTIRLLLNSLIRLPFKPSQSLAAVQGWFEACRKPIA, from the coding sequence GTGAGCGCTTCGGACCAGCAAGTTGCCATGCTTTCAGTGGCTTATCACTCGCAGCAAGTTTTGTCTGATCTAGCTGTCTCTTTAGGAATGCAAATAACTCAGCCATACCAATGGCTGGTAATCAACAACAGTCCCGAGAGTGCTGGCAGTATTTCTTTAGAAGCGTCTTGTAAGACAACCATTATTAGGGGCATCGAAGGTGAAGGATTTAGCGAAGGTTGCAATAGGGGCCTGGAGCAATTGCAAAGCTCAGGCTGGAAAGGTTGGGTTTGGCTGTTAAACCCAGATACGACATTGCCTCAACAGAACACTTTTGCGCATCTAGAGGAACAATTGGCTCAGCTCCCTCCGAACGCTCTGGTAGGCACGGCGATATGTGATCGCAATGGTTTACTTGAGCAGAGTGCAGGTTGGATTGATCCTGGACTTGACTTTCGCAGACGACGAATTAATCAAGAGCTGCATGATGATTTACGCGGTTTACCTATCAATGTTGATTGGGTTAGTGGCTGCAGTTTGATCTTTAAGCCCTCTGCGCATTTTGTTCAACCTCGTTTTGAAGCTTCGTTGCCGTTGTATTACGAGGACATGGATCTTTGTTTAAGGCTAGCTGGAACAGGAGCCCCAATACTATGGCTCCCATCTGTAAGGATTACTCATCAAGGGGGGAAGGGAAGTGAAGTCCCCTCTAGCCGGCGAATTCGCCTTTCAACTTGCAGTTACATTCGATTTTTGCAGCGTCATCGTTCAGGATGGGTACTAATTTTGAGGACTATTCGTCTTTTACTGAATTCTTTGATTCGATTGCCTTTCAAGCCTTCGCAAAGTTTGGCTGCCGTTCAAGGATGGTTTGAAGCATGTCGAAAACCAATCGCGTGA
- a CDS encoding ABC transporter ATP-binding protein, with amino-acid sequence MGLAAGSWIRSETISEIRRLIAYLPRRRLRTLLVLVPISMMPGIIDLASIAVVGRLMGALVGSKLANLLPGIKFFGGDGIDQSLWLIGIFIVLAWLASVTKISLRFLQYRLTAQVWGDISSLLHSKLLVQTYSYHLLQGRGKFSALLLSNAKRVSESTVIPFLLMLSAIPSVLLLSLGILFVGKLLSVGLIISLVIAYLVISIIATPYLRHSAKGRLRNEQRASSLLLETLGAFSEVKLSQTQTYFNHRFNSTIRSTQRYVWISELLPEIPRILIEPFGITMIFIVGALPALISADPDRIRGIIPFLASVAVAALRLTPPLQDIFRSITQLRGGLPHVSELLEVLDLPSQSPTISSKGVPSPEGIFPRNTISLKEVSYKYSEDSPWILNNLNLNIPVGSRVALVGRTGSGKSTTANLLLGLLHPQKGNLELDGVPVTPLDLPAWQVNCAHVPQSINLLNTNVIENVAFGIEEELAELDRIWDSLEAAQLADFVAELPYGLYTPFGENGVQLSGGQRQRLGLARAFYRDAKFLVLDEATSALDNRTELDLIESLQLLGRRCTTLVIAHRLSTVQRCDCIYEFEDCGIKASGTFEQLCNSSESFRDLASLASQRNKYNI; translated from the coding sequence TTGGGTTTGGCTGCAGGTTCTTGGATACGCAGCGAAACGATCTCAGAGATAAGGCGACTAATCGCCTATCTCCCTCGGAGACGTTTACGCACCTTGCTTGTGCTGGTGCCAATATCGATGATGCCTGGCATCATCGATTTGGCTTCTATAGCCGTGGTTGGGCGGCTTATGGGAGCTCTTGTTGGCTCGAAATTAGCGAACCTCCTTCCTGGCATAAAATTCTTTGGTGGAGATGGCATTGATCAAAGCCTTTGGCTAATAGGAATTTTTATCGTTCTTGCATGGCTTGCCTCAGTCACAAAGATTTCACTTAGATTTCTCCAATATCGCCTAACAGCACAGGTTTGGGGAGATATATCTAGTCTTCTACATTCTAAATTACTTGTACAAACTTATTCTTATCATCTTCTACAAGGTAGAGGTAAGTTCTCAGCATTATTACTAAGTAATGCAAAAAGAGTTTCGGAATCGACTGTAATTCCATTCTTACTGATGTTAAGCGCAATCCCATCAGTACTCTTACTTTCCTTGGGGATACTTTTTGTAGGAAAACTCCTCTCAGTAGGACTAATAATATCTCTTGTTATTGCTTATCTTGTAATATCAATAATTGCCACTCCATATCTTCGTCATTCAGCAAAAGGCAGGCTTAGAAATGAACAAAGGGCTTCTAGCCTTTTACTCGAAACTCTTGGAGCCTTTTCTGAAGTCAAGCTTAGCCAAACACAAACTTATTTCAACCATAGATTTAATTCAACTATACGCTCTACTCAAAGATATGTATGGATCAGCGAGTTGTTACCAGAAATCCCTCGAATACTTATAGAGCCTTTTGGTATCACAATGATATTTATAGTTGGCGCATTACCTGCATTAATTAGTGCAGACCCTGATCGAATTAGAGGAATAATTCCTTTCCTTGCATCAGTTGCAGTGGCAGCACTACGACTTACACCACCACTTCAGGATATTTTCAGATCAATCACACAGCTCCGTGGAGGACTTCCCCATGTGAGTGAACTACTGGAAGTTCTAGATCTTCCATCTCAATCTCCTACTATTTCTTCAAAAGGTGTTCCCAGTCCGGAAGGTATATTTCCAAGGAATACTATTAGTCTAAAGGAAGTTAGCTATAAATACAGTGAAGATTCTCCATGGATCTTAAATAATTTGAATCTTAATATTCCAGTAGGATCGAGGGTAGCCTTAGTTGGTCGAACAGGAAGTGGCAAATCAACAACTGCGAATCTTCTTCTTGGCTTACTTCATCCACAAAAAGGAAACTTAGAGCTGGACGGTGTACCTGTTACCCCCTTGGACCTGCCTGCCTGGCAAGTGAATTGCGCGCATGTTCCTCAATCAATCAATCTTCTAAATACAAATGTAATAGAGAATGTAGCCTTTGGAATTGAGGAAGAACTTGCCGAGCTTGACAGAATATGGGATTCTCTAGAAGCAGCTCAACTGGCTGACTTTGTAGCGGAACTTCCTTATGGTCTCTATACACCATTTGGAGAAAATGGCGTCCAACTTTCTGGAGGACAGCGTCAACGCTTAGGGCTTGCCCGTGCTTTTTATAGAGATGCAAAATTTTTGGTTCTGGATGAAGCCACCAGTGCGCTTGACAATAGAACAGAACTTGACCTAATAGAATCCTTACAACTTCTAGGCAGACGATGCACAACATTAGTTATCGCACATCGCCTAAGTACTGTTCAAAGATGTGATTGTATATACGAATTCGAAGATTGTGGCATAAAAGCATCCGGTACATTTGAACAGCTATGCAATTCCTCAGAAAGCTTTAGAGACCTTGCTTCACTGGCTAGTCAAAGGAATAAATATAATATATAA
- a CDS encoding glycosyltransferase family 1 protein, with product MSKTNRVSCPSPLALFNGSCLGTKPTGLGVVARDLISQLDTGLVHLLDPLQGNRHGSIQIPKSLMPELGVKAHFRRLVWIQTKIPSLLKKSGAEIFLSPVPEAPLFRGVRSVVLAHDLLPLRYPQPTPLLAYHLAYVPLVLHRSQRILCNSKATARELHERLGLPLKKLITIPLGFNPNKLYPLQLTREPFFLVLGRHDPHKNISGILRAIALLRDKETQLWIIGPQDRRYTPSLKKLASELEIDHRCKWIPWVDDSERLKLLNRCQALVIASHWEGFGLPALEAMACNTPVIASNSGALPEVVGDAGLLFDSKDPAALADAMSMVLSDGLLVRSLCSRAKKQLDIYRWDNAARTVEEVLKDLC from the coding sequence ATGTCGAAAACCAATCGCGTGAGCTGTCCATCACCTTTGGCTCTTTTTAATGGAAGTTGCTTGGGCACCAAACCTACGGGGCTTGGAGTAGTTGCTAGGGATTTGATCAGTCAATTAGATACGGGGTTGGTTCATCTTTTAGATCCATTACAGGGGAATCGTCATGGCAGTATTCAAATTCCTAAAAGCCTTATGCCGGAATTAGGTGTTAAGGCTCATTTTCGACGTTTAGTTTGGATTCAAACTAAGATTCCTAGCCTTTTAAAGAAATCAGGGGCTGAGATTTTCCTTTCCCCTGTTCCAGAAGCGCCTTTATTCAGAGGGGTTAGATCTGTTGTTCTTGCTCATGACCTGTTACCACTTAGATATCCTCAGCCAACGCCACTTTTGGCTTATCACCTTGCATATGTACCTTTAGTTCTTCATCGATCTCAACGAATTTTATGTAATTCAAAAGCAACCGCAAGAGAATTGCACGAAAGGTTGGGCTTGCCTCTAAAAAAACTAATCACTATCCCTTTAGGATTTAACCCTAATAAACTTTATCCGCTTCAATTAACTAGAGAACCATTCTTTTTGGTGTTAGGTAGACATGATCCTCATAAGAATATTTCTGGGATTTTGCGCGCTATTGCGTTACTAAGAGACAAAGAAACACAATTGTGGATTATTGGTCCTCAGGATCGAAGATACACTCCTTCCTTGAAAAAGCTTGCTAGCGAGCTTGAGATTGATCATCGATGTAAATGGATCCCATGGGTGGATGATTCAGAGCGTCTAAAATTATTAAATAGATGTCAGGCTTTGGTTATAGCCAGTCATTGGGAGGGTTTTGGATTGCCTGCTTTGGAGGCGATGGCATGCAATACTCCTGTTATTGCATCTAATTCCGGAGCTCTCCCTGAAGTCGTAGGTGATGCAGGATTGCTTTTTGACTCTAAGGACCCAGCAGCACTTGCCGATGCGATGTCCATGGTCCTTAGCGATGGATTACTTGTTAGGAGCCTTTGCTCTAGGGCAAAAAAACAACTAGATATTTATCGATGGGACAATGCTGCCCGGACGGTGGAGGAGGTCTTAAAGGATTTGTGTTAA
- a CDS encoding bleomycin hydrolase: MLDAFSRAVVSADAKGAPIGSSDLAALRNYVADANKRIDATLAITQNVSCIAADAVAGMVCENTGMTQPGGNCYPTRRMAACLRDGEIILRYVSYALLAGDPSVLDDRCLNGLKETYMALGVPISNAVRAVEIMKVATVAIMTETNTGRKMFEGINSGSGAQCQDIAAEAASYFDRVISAIS, encoded by the coding sequence ATGCTAGACGCCTTCTCCCGTGCTGTAGTAAGTGCTGACGCCAAGGGTGCACCGATAGGGAGCAGCGATTTGGCTGCATTAAGAAACTATGTAGCTGATGCGAATAAACGGATTGATGCAACCCTTGCAATTACCCAAAACGTTTCCTGTATAGCTGCCGATGCTGTTGCGGGAATGGTTTGTGAAAATACTGGCATGACGCAGCCTGGCGGTAACTGTTATCCAACCAGGCGAATGGCTGCTTGCCTAAGAGATGGAGAAATAATTCTTAGATACGTAAGTTATGCACTGCTTGCCGGGGACCCTTCTGTTCTTGATGATCGTTGCTTAAATGGACTTAAAGAGACTTATATGGCTTTAGGTGTTCCAATATCAAATGCAGTACGCGCTGTAGAGATTATGAAAGTTGCAACTGTTGCGATCATGACTGAAACCAATACTGGTCGTAAGATGTTTGAAGGAATCAATTCTGGTTCAGGTGCTCAATGCCAAGACATTGCAGCTGAAGCAGCTTCCTATTTTGATCGTGTAATCAGCGCTATTAGTTGA
- a CDS encoding oligosaccharide repeat unit polymerase: protein MPVDWKLPASICLIYTSSCCLFEAFFSVPGTISLKGILVFTLPYLGMALALNCFRHRFLFFDNFSNSSSGIMFLRKSTISSVYISFFLQLFTWFYIIANTKNFHNAKEFFFGLRMASVHLKSIVPIWLSYPNGLCFASFCLALALFRCKKTNLSIFLLAISVLTIFLNDLQTSARAGMAFVVFVFLVSLIWDWRVNGRKLLPPLIAIFGVSIFTQLPKVLRDGYQSLDQFFGLFEGVLRYCFAYLNALSELLQRLPEPNWIGQRSFLPIFNLFARLDSSLTRSAIHSIENSNVWGYNNYTMSGEIIRDFSYVGCLILPFLISSLVILFASISSGPLGISITLFFSGWITYACITNILMLGGFLVSLIFLFGLALFERVYIRQDLSMLS from the coding sequence GTGCCAGTTGACTGGAAGCTCCCTGCCTCGATTTGCTTGATCTATACAAGTTCTTGCTGCCTATTTGAGGCGTTTTTCTCAGTTCCAGGAACTATATCTTTGAAGGGGATTCTTGTTTTTACATTGCCTTATTTAGGCATGGCACTAGCTCTTAATTGTTTTAGGCACAGGTTTCTTTTCTTTGATAACTTCTCAAATTCTAGTTCTGGAATTATGTTTTTAAGGAAATCTACAATCTCAAGTGTTTATATTTCCTTTTTTCTTCAATTATTCACTTGGTTTTACATAATAGCAAATACTAAAAATTTCCATAATGCTAAGGAATTCTTCTTTGGCCTAAGAATGGCTTCTGTTCATCTAAAGAGCATTGTGCCGATATGGCTTAGCTATCCAAACGGTTTATGTTTTGCATCCTTTTGCTTGGCGCTCGCACTATTTCGCTGTAAAAAAACAAACCTTTCAATTTTTCTTCTTGCGATTTCAGTGCTTACCATTTTTCTTAATGACCTTCAAACCTCCGCAAGAGCTGGGATGGCATTTGTTGTATTTGTATTTTTAGTCTCCTTGATTTGGGACTGGAGGGTCAATGGAAGGAAGCTCCTGCCCCCTTTGATAGCAATTTTTGGAGTTTCGATTTTTACTCAGCTGCCTAAAGTCTTAAGAGATGGTTATCAATCCTTGGATCAATTTTTTGGATTGTTTGAGGGAGTTTTAAGGTATTGCTTTGCTTACCTAAATGCTCTTAGTGAATTGCTTCAAAGATTGCCTGAGCCTAATTGGATAGGTCAAAGATCATTTTTGCCAATTTTTAATCTATTTGCAAGATTAGACTCTTCGTTAACTAGATCGGCCATTCACTCGATAGAAAATAGTAATGTTTGGGGGTATAATAATTACACAATGTCCGGGGAAATAATAAGAGACTTTTCTTATGTTGGATGCCTGATTCTTCCCTTCTTGATATCTTCTCTTGTAATATTATTTGCCTCTATATCCTCTGGGCCTTTGGGAATATCTATTACCTTGTTCTTTTCAGGATGGATTACTTATGCTTGTATTACTAATATTTTAATGCTAGGAGGATTTTTAGTATCTTTGATTTTTTTGTTTGGATTAGCTTTATTTGAGAGAGTTTATATTAGGCAAGATCTTTCAATGCTTAGTTAA